The proteins below are encoded in one region of Labeo rohita strain BAU-BD-2019 chromosome 15, IGBB_LRoh.1.0, whole genome shotgun sequence:
- the si:dkey-23k10.5 gene encoding LOW QUALITY PROTEIN: GTPase IMAP family member 8 (The sequence of the model RefSeq protein was modified relative to this genomic sequence to represent the inferred CDS: inserted 3 bases in 3 codons; deleted 2 bases in 1 codon): MRNKNPLSELRMVLLGYNASGKSSAGNTILGKSAFDSKRSLTSSVQEGDTTGRHVTVVNTPGRKRNYHSKYTPRLYKDEIVLCPSHCPPGPHVFLLVIRVDVSFTEVYRKAVEEHVALLGLXVWDHMIVLFTFGDWLGDTGIELFIESEGEALQWILNKCRNRYHVFDNKNTDDSNQVTELFEKIEEMVAGNRGGCCFEIQKQNLQEVKNKRINVEKRAEQIKAEFQKRNELRLSASGDAEHFEMRLVLLGPHLSGISSTGNTVLGRQAFDRRIEENLSDNSEVAXRKLTVVCTPGFEKDXLIGKRLEDAKLNLLRSVKERSSGTHAFILVQSVDCSFAEEEKGALEKIMGSLGETVWNHTLVLFAAGDELGETPIELFIASEGDTLQWLIEKCGNRYHVLNTKCWGDGSQVTELLEKIKKMVAENRGCPFRLDEEALERAERTVAVPIRRAQSMDDPINFAEGCSPSSRTSSAYVSLMSQEAPVERHFKSSSKSVSTGFRLD; this comes from the exons GAAATAAAAATCCCCTCTCAGAGCTAAGGATGGTACTACTGGGTTACAATGCATCTGGGAAGAGTTCAGCAGGAAACACCATCCTGGGCAAATCTGCATTTGATTCCAAAAGATCACTTACATCTTCAGTACAAGAAGGAGATACT ACAGGAAGGCATGTTACTGTGGTCAACACTCCAGGCCGAAAAAGAAATTACCACTCAAAATACACCCCCAGACTCTATAAAGATGAGATTGTGTTGTGTCCATCTCACTGTCCTCCAGGACCACACGTCTTCCTGCTGGTCATAAGAGTGGATGTTTCTTTTACTGAAGTGTACAGAAAGGCAGTAGAGGAACATGTTGCTCTTCTTGGTC AAGTCTGGGATCACATGATTGTTCTCTTTACATTTGGTGACTGGTTGGGAGACACAGGCATTGAGCTGTTCATTGAGAGTGAAGGAGAAGCTCTTCAGTGGATATTAAACAAATGTAGGAACAGGTATCATGTCTTtgacaacaaaaacacagatgaTAGCAATCAAGTGACAGAGCTGTTTGAAAAGATAGAAGAGATGGTTGCAGGAAACAGAGGGGGATGCTGTTTTGAAATACAGAAGCAAAATTTACAAGAGGTGAAGAACAAAAGGATAAATGTTGAGAAAAGAGCAGAACAGATAAAGGCTGAAtttcaaaaaagaaatgaattgaGACTTTCAGCATcag GAGATGCTGAACATTTTGAAATGAGGTTGGTGTTGCTTGGACCTCACCTATCCGGCATAAGTTCAACAGGGAACACAGTTTTGGGAAGGCAAGCATTTGACAGAAGAATCGAAGAGAATCTAAGTGATAATAGTGAAGTGG GAAGGAAACTCACTGTGGTTTGTACACCAGGTTTTGAGAAAG TTCTGATTGGAAAAAGACTTGAAGATGCTAAACTCAACCTTCTGAGAAGTGTAAAAGAACGGTCTTCTGGGAcacatgcttttattttagtCCAGAGTGTTGACTGTTCCTTTGCAGAGGAAGAGAAAGGTGCACTAGAGAAAATCATGGGGTCTCTTGGTGAAACAGTCTGGAATCACACATTGGTTCTGTTTGCTGCTGGAGATGAACTAGGAGAAACTCCTATAGAGTTATTCATTGCAAGTGAAGGTGACACTCTCCAGTGGCTTATTGAGAAATGTGGGAACAGGTATCATGTTCTCAACACTAAGTGCTGGGGTGATGGATCTCAGGTCACAGAACTCCTGGAGAAGATCAAGAAGATGGTGGCTGAAAATAGAGGATGTCCTTTTAGACTAGATGAAGAGGCTTTAGAAAGAGCTGAAAGAACAGTAGCTGTACCCATTAGAAGAGCACAGAGTATGGATGATCCAATAAATT TTGCTGAAGGATGCAGTCCTTCCTCAAGGACAAGTTCAGCATATGTGTCCCTGATGTCCCAAGAAGCACCTGTAGAGAGGCATTTCAAGTCAAGTTCAAAAAGTGTGAGTACTGGATTTAGATTAGATTAA